Proteins from a genomic interval of Callospermophilus lateralis isolate mCalLat2 chromosome 1, mCalLat2.hap1, whole genome shotgun sequence:
- the Prkab1 gene encoding 5'-AMP-activated protein kinase subunit beta-1, with product MGNTSSERAALERQGGHKTPRRDSSGGTKDGDRPKILMDSPEDADLFHSEEIKAPEKEEFLAWQHDLEVNDKAPAQARPTVFRWTGGGKEVYLSGSFNNWSKLPLTRSHNNFVAILDLPEGEHQYKFFVDGQWTHDPSEPIVTSQLGTVNNIIQVKKTDFEVFDALMVDSQKCSDVSELSSSPPGPYHQEPYVSKPEERFKAPPILPPHLLQVILNKDTGISCDPALLPEPNHVMLNHLYALSIKDGVMVLSATHRYKKKYVTTLLYKPI from the exons ATGGGCAACACCAGCAGCGAGCGCGCCGCGCTGGAGCGGCAGGGTGGGCATAAGACACCCCGGAGGGACAGCTCCGGGGGCACCAAGGATGGGGACAGACCCAAGATCCTGATGGACAGCCCCGAGGACGCCGACCTCTTCCACTCGGAGGAAATCAAG gcTCCAGAGAAGGAGGAGTTCCTGGCCTGGCAGCATGATCTGGAAGTGAATGATAAAGCTCCTGCCCAGGCTCGGCCAACGGTGTTTCGATGGACTGGGGGAGGAAAGGAAGTTTACTTATCTGGGTCCTTCAACAATTGGAGTAAACTTCCCCTCACAAGAAG CCACAATAATTTTGTAGCCATCCTGGATCTGCCCGAAGGAGAGCATCAGTACAAGTTCTTTGTGGATGGTCAGTGGACACACGACCCTTCTGAG CCAATAGTAACCAGCCAGCTTGGCACAGTTAACAACATCATTCAAGTGAAGAAAACTGACTTTGAAGTATTTGATGCTTTAATGGTGGATTCCCAAAAGTGCTCCGATGTGTCTG AACTGTCCAGTTCCCCGCCAGGACCCTACCATCAGGAGCCCTATGTCTCCAAACCAGAAGAACGTTTCAAAGCGCCACCCATCCTCCCTCCGCATCTGCTTCAGGTCATCCTGAACAAGGACACGGGGATTTCT TGTGATCCAGCTTTGCTCCCTGAGCCCAATCACGTCATGTTGAACCACCTTTACGCGCTTTCTATCAAG GACGGTGTGATGGTGCTCAGCGCAACCCACCGGTACAAGAAGAAGTACGTCACCACCTTGTTATACAAGCCCATATGA